In one Rhopalosiphum padi isolate XX-2018 chromosome 3, ASM2088224v1, whole genome shotgun sequence genomic region, the following are encoded:
- the LOC132925296 gene encoding LOW QUALITY PROTEIN: uncharacterized protein LOC132925296 (The sequence of the model RefSeq protein was modified relative to this genomic sequence to represent the inferred CDS: inserted 1 base in 1 codon), whose translation MPLDVIDIYELFERKRHGDVSIAVLEKLQSWALIAKNNTLKCDNGHYLKLCLRANCLDGYVWRCREYSTNSSRKKVKCDVYQSIRKDTFFCKSHISLYTIVSFTYLWTKSVSLSFLSEELGIAQHTAVDWAYFQREVVFDGMIMKHGAKLGGVDKTVEIDESKFGKRKYHRGHAVEGQWIXGGIQRDNGTCFLIPVEKRNKETLLAIIKEWVLPGMQIISDCWKSYDCLNDEGFIYFKVNHSVNFKDPNTGAHTNTVDPSTGCGERHAKASLSQYSRKKHFYGGYMAKFMFLKKCRILNLDPIIEFFRLAEYNSPDESNTSSKLQ comes from the exons aTGCCTCTCGATGTTATTGATATTTACGAGCTTTTTGAGCGAAAACGTCATGGGGATGTTTCTATAGCAGTGCTTGAAAAATTGCAGTCTTGGGCACTAATTGCCAAAAACAATACACTAAAATGTGATAACGGGCATTACCTTAAATTATGTTTGAGAGCAAATTGTTTGGACGGATATGTATGGAGATGTCGAGAATATTCTACAAATTCAAGTCGAAAAAAa GTAAAATGTGATGTTTATCAATCCATAAGGAAAGATACATTTTTCTGCAAGTCCCACATATCATTGTACACAATTGTTAGTTTTACGTACTTATGGACAAAAAGTGTATCTCTATCGTTCCTTTCCGAGGAGTTAGGGATTGCTCAACATACCGCCGTAGATTGGGCGTATTTTCAACGTGAAGTGGTTTTCGATGGCATGATAATGAAACACGGGGCAAA atTAGGAGGAGTGGATAAAACGGTTGAGATCGATGAGTCCAAATTTGGAAAACGCAAATACCATAGAGGACATGCAGTCGAGGGTCAGTGGA TTGGTGGTATACAAAGAGATAATGGAACGTGTTTTCTAATTCCTGTCGAAAAGCGGAATAAGGAAACATTGCTAGCTATAATTAAAGAGTGGGTGCTGCCTGGAATGCAGATAATAAGCGATTGTTGGAAA AGTTATGACTGTTTGAATGATGAGGgcttcatatattttaaagttaatcatTCAGTGAACTTTAAAGACCCAAATACAGGCGCCCACACTAACACCGTTGATCCCTCAACGGGATGTGGAGAGAGACATGCAAAAGCTTCACTGTCTCAATACTCAAGGAAAAAACATTTCTATGGCGGCTACATGgccaaatttatgtttttaaaaaaatgccgTATATTAAATCTAGAcccaattattgaatttttccgTTTAGCCG AATATAATTCACCTGATGAATCAAACACATcttcaaaattacaataa
- the LOC132925295 gene encoding uncharacterized protein LOC132925295 — protein sequence MDDRRNDKKKRLAPSRCTIEIRRYTLNREAEPSTSSIHLLGTDEIGSLPSLSFIEPMLTSTPKFDSMTHCPKTSSLDTEIGSSLVNGIPFHVSGVENHQLSVDLSSDADTVISKEPIRSSLDITETGNSLMFGVPLCNVTDVENHELCVDSSSDADTLFYSTLEGRRIVDISHLFDQIKNTVHDSAFGCTFIDMQFQSECRRGYKSVFIFKCKMCCKSSSITTEKDVPENNYLPINKAVVSGSLSIGIGFTQLNELSASLEIPCLSATSFSKYQVKVGNAVQDTAWDEMIKAGNEERQLALECGNTDVDGTPMCTVVADGQWSKRSYKTKYDALSGAATIIGYKTGKVLFVGIKNRYCAVCQRSKSLSQEIPKHNCFLNWKQASTAMEAGGIVEGFSKSVEMHGLKFNKLIGDGDSSVVKRLNEILPYGPRFMIQKIECRNHLLRNYISKLKMLATKTEYPVTIRKFIVTNILRFRSDVTKAISYQKDILDKSKNQKIADLKNDLKNAPYHRFGQHQECNSYFCKGSKIGEINMVPEALRCGILLEIDKITSRLVNNSSSLIEDLDNNICEQFNSIINKYVGGKRINFSQSNNYSTRIKAAIISFNSKAYLSTIHKKIMNFSPGTIGKKFMKNTDRIRLNTINRRKLYNSKKIHRKKMVSARSKGPDSHYGLAEPLMDTLDEDELRKKKNSFIQYLHTVDLKKIEIDTRDQNLNPNWFQERKIRLTASRFGEICKMRPNTSCKTKVHNILYKPPVTSKQMSYGHNMEHEARKKLEEIIKLDVQLSGLVIDTNFPYLAASPDGLVGDHAIVEIKCPYTAKDSENSVDAVNNKLLSYCNITQENKLQLKNDHQYYYQVMGQLHITRRNVCYFVVYAKKWISVEHIYYDKTFWEEKMIKKLNLFYTECILPEIVDPLYGKRLLISDIREPTYIKEKINERLTIK from the exons atggatGACCGTCGGAATGACAAAAAGAAGCGTCTAGCACCGTCGAGAtgtacaa ttgaaatacgtaggtatacttTAAACAGGGAAGCGGAACCTAGCACATCATCGATTCACTTATTAGGAACTGATGAAATAGGATCTTTACCATCGTTATCGTTTAT agAACCGATGCTAACTAGTACGCCAAAATTCGATTCTATGACACATTGCCCTAAAACGTCTTCATTGGATACAGAAATAGGAAGTAGTTTAGTAAACGGTATACCCTTTCATGTGTCTGGTGTCGAAAATCATCAATTATCTGTAGATTTGTCATCTGATGCTGATACAGTGATttctaa aGAACCTATTAGATCTTCATTAGATATTACAGAAACAGGAAATAGTTTAATGTTCGGTGTACCCTTATGTAATGTGACTGATGTTGAAAATCATGAATTATGTGTAGATTCGTCATCTGATGCCGATACA ttattttatagcacTCTTGAAGGCAGAAGAATAGTAGACATATCTCACTTATTCgatcaaattaaaaacaccGTTCACGATTCAGCATTTGGCTGTACTTTTATAGATATGCAATTTCAGTCGGAATGTAGAAGAGgatataaatcggtttttatatttaaatgtaaaatgtgttGTAAAAGTAGTTCAATTACTACGGAAAAAGATGTACCAGAAAATAATTACTTACCAATAAATAAAGCGGTAGTTAGTGGAAGTTTATCTATTG ggatTGGATTTACTCAATTAAATGAACTTTCGGCTTCCCTCGAAATACCTTGCCTCTCAGCTACttctttttcaaaatatcaagTAAAAGTTGGAAATGCTGTTCAGGATACAGCATGGGATGAAATGATTAAAGCTGGGAACGAAGAGAGACAATTAGCTTTAGAATGCGGAAATACTGACGTTGATGGTACACCAATGTGCACTGTAGTTGCGGATGGCCAGTGGTCTAAACGCAGCTACAAAACTAAGTACGATGCATTATCAGGAGCG gcTACAATAATTGGGTACAAAACTGGTAAAGTTTTATTTGTCGGCATTAAAAATCGGTACTGTGCAGTGTGCCAGAGATCGAAATCTCTAAGCCAAGAAATTCCAAAAcataattgttttcttaattgGAAACAAGCGTCCACTGCAATGGAGGCCGGTGGTATAGTGGAAGGTTTTTCAAAAAGCGTTGAAATGCATGGACTCAAATTTAATAAGcttattg GGGACGGAGACAGTAGTGTTGTGAAACGACTAAATGAGATTTTACCATATGGCCCTAGATTCATGATACAAAAGATCGAGTGTCGAAATCACTTGCTGcgcaattatataagtaaacttAAAATGCTGGCTACAAAAACTGAATATCCAGTAACAATACGAAAGTTTATCGTGACTAATATCCTAAGATTTCGATCTGATGTTACTAAAGCAATTAGTTATCAAAAAGATATATTGGATAAATCAAAGAATCAAAAAATTGCAG atcTTAAAAACGATTTGAAGAATGCACCTTATCATAGATTTGGACAGCACCAAGAAtgtaattcttatttttgtaaAGGGTCAAAAATAGGTGAAATCAACATGGTACCAGAAGCATTACGATGTGGTATTTTACTAGAAATAGACAAAATTACATCTCGTTTAGTAAATAATAGCTCCAGCTTAATTGAAGATCTAGATAACAATATATGCGAGCAATTTAActcaattatcaataaatacgtGGGTGGAAAAAGAATAAATTTTTcgcaaagtaataattattcgaCCAGAATAAAAGCAGCTATTATTTCCTTTAATTCTAAAGCATATTTAAGCACAATCCAtaagaaaattatgaattttagtcCAG GAACAATTGGTAAAAAGTTCATGAAAAATACTGATCGAATAAGACTAAATACTATAAACCGACGGAAATTgtacaatagtaaaaaaatccATAGGAAGAAAATGGTTAGTGCCCGATCAAAAGGTCCTGACAGTCATTATGGGTTAGCTGAACCTCTAATGGATACTTTAGATGAAGATGAACtacgaaaaaagaaaaattcattTATTCAATATCTACATACAgttgacttaaaaaaaattgaaatcgaTACGAGGGATCAAAACTTGAATCCCAATTGGTTTCAAGAACGAAAAATTAGGTTGACAGCTTCACGATTTGGTGAAATTTGCAAAATGCGACCAAACACCAGCTGCAAGACCAAAGTCCATAACATACTGTATAAGCCTCCTGTTACATCTAAACAAATGAGTTATGGGCATAATATGGAACATGAAGCTAGAAAAAAACTAGAGGAGATCATTAAGCTGGACGTTCAATTAAGCGGGCTTGTTATAGATACTAATTTTCCATATTTAGCAGCAAGTCCag ATGGTTTGGTTGGGGATCATGCTATTGTAGAAATAAAATGCCCATACACAGCAAAAGATAGCGAAAACAGTGTTGATGccgtaaataataaactt ttgtcatattgtaatataacacAAGAAAATAAACTTCAGTTAAAAAATGATCATCAGTATTATTATCAAGTTATGGGTCAACTTCATATAACACGTagaaatgtatgttattttgttgtttacgCCAAAAAATGGATAAGTGTGGAACATATTTATTACGACAAAACATTTTGGGAAGAAAAAATGAtcaaaaagttaaattt gTTTTACACTGAATGTATTTTACCCGAAATTGTTGATCCACTGTATGGGAAAAGACTTCTTATATCAGACATAAGAGAACCCacttatataaaagaaaaaataaacgagcgactaacaattaaataa